Genomic segment of Dermacentor albipictus isolate Rhodes 1998 colony chromosome 5, USDA_Dalb.pri_finalv2, whole genome shotgun sequence:
acttgtcaccgggttgataatgagcttcactacggcgctggttgtaccggctgaAGTCTATGCGTTGTTGGCGGTGTATTCGGTACCTTAccatctgtcgtgcctcctcggctctttgcaagaaatcatcgaggtcagatgagttattattattaccggcaacatagcatccagaGTTGTGGTTACTGCTCGGCGGAATACAACTTCAAAGGGAGCGACTCGTGTTGTTTCTTGAgcggccgtattatatgcgaaagtgatgtacggcaaaatttcatcccacagcctatgttcaacgtcgacatacatcgaaagcatgtcagtcagtgttctgttgaggcgttcagttaaaccgtttgtctgagggtgctAAGCCGTAGTTCTCCTATGATCACTATGTGTCGtttgcaacaagcatttcattaggtccgcagtaaaggctGTTCCACGATCAGTAATAACTGTGGGAGTGCCATGACTGAGCACGATATTGTTCACAAAaaattttgcaacttcgacagctGTTGCATTGTACAaggaatcagtttctgcgtaacgggtcagatagtccgtcgcccacaactatccactttttgcctaaagatgatgttgggaagggtccaaggagatccataccgacttgttggaatggggcttttggtggctctattggctggaggaggcctgccggttttacggatggagtcttgcgcctttgacactcgcgacaagtcttgacgtagtgctgcactgatgctaataacttaggccagtagtatttcagacgaatcctggcgaatgtacggctcacgcccatgtgtccagatGTCGTTTCATCGTGACACGCATGCAAAATTTTTTCTCGCATAGctgtgggtacgacaagtaaaaactttgtctcgctgttctcaaagtttctcttgtagaggacatTTGCTCGCATACAGAACGAGGATAGTTttctagagaaaatacgcgggagttgaacgtcgagtccctccaggcgctgtataagtggaagcaagtctgggtcatctcgttgttgttggGCGAACtgtgacgcgtcaacaatgccaaggaacaGGAAATactcttcttctgacacagtaGTCTCGActggtgcgcgtgacaagcagtcggcattgCTGTGTTTCCTCCCAgatcggtatacgacagtaatatcatactcttgaagcctaaggctccatcttgctagtcgtccggatggatccttgagattcgccagccagcagagcgaatggtgatcactgactgctctgaatggtctaccataaaggtagggccgaaatttacatattgcccaaatgactgcaagacACTATTtctcagttgctgagtagtttgccTCTGCGTTCGTTAGCTTACGGCTGGCATTAGctattactttctcctggccgttctTCCACTGtactagtatggcaccgaggccgacgttactcgcatcggtatgaacttcagtgtgGGCAAGGATTGgaatgggcaaggattggagaaaCTTGCAGCCGTTTCCTTAACTCGCCAAAGGCGTCTTATTGTTCCTTTTCTCGCATGAAAGGTTCATCTTCTCTTGTTAGTATTGTAAAAGGCTCAGCAATCTTTGAAAAGTTTTCTAAAAATCTTCTGTAGTAAgcgcataaacccaagaaacgtcgcactgactttttgtctgtgggtgtcgggaacctcgcaacagctgctgtcttttcgggatctggccgaacgccttcagcactgatgacgtgtccgagcaaccgaagttcatcgaagccgaattgacgttttccggcttaattgtcaagtctgctgcgcGGATAGCTCCTAATACTAGTCGCAGGCACTttagatgttggtcaaatgtggtgaaaaatacgaccacatcatccaaatacactaagcacgACTGCCATTTTGATCCTGCTAGCACAATgcccatcattcgctggaacgttgcaggcgcgaAACAAAGTCAGAATGGAAGCGCTTTGAATTCGTACAAGCCATCACGggttacgaatgctgtcttttcacggtcccaCTCATCtacctctatttgccaatatccactcttgagatccaggtaggagaaaaactttgcacatcggagccgatctaacgtatcgtcgatacgcggaaggggATATACATCCCGCTTAGTTACGCTGCTCAATttacgatagtcgacgcagaatcgtagtatgttatcttttttcttaacgagcactacgggagacgcccatggactgctggaaggctgaataacgtcatctgaaagcatctcctctacttgcttcttgatgatctccctttcttttggtcaaactcgatacgggtgctggcataccggtcttgtggcgtcctcagttatgattctgtgcttcgcagaagacgtgcgccgtaccttcgaggacgtggagaagcagtcagaaaaatcctttatgagggcatatatctgtttcttttgggcttccgggagtctcgggttgacggtaatcgagctgtcgacactgcaggttcctggcagggcagttgacgttgtagttaggctgcataattcggtcaCTACACAGAACTCATgaaaataggcaatagctgttccttgtacaatgtgttggaattcatttcCGAAATTCATAAGTACGACATTTGCATGAccatcgcttaactgaacaaggccccgagccacgcaaatacctttgttgaaaaggagctctatgtttccatctgctatgccttcgcggtcggAAAATCTTttattctccacaagaaccattatactgcagcgtggcggcacagttacgtcatcatcaacgacgcgcagtgcagcgagacgtcgttcctccgattcttccacaggtatagtTTGTTTTGTCCAGAAAGAcacactggacctacgtaggttaattatgacgccgttagcttgtagaaaatccattcccaatataagttcccgtgaacattctggcagtacaataaagtcagaaacgtaagtgaagccttttatcgtaagtcttgcggtgcatcggccaaggggcgtaataagatgaccgcctgccgtgcgtatctgcggaacagtccacttcgtcacaacttttttcaGGTGCTccgccatcttgaagcttactaccgaataatcagcgccggtgtcgactaaaGCATTCAGCTCACATCCGTcctattatcaaccgcaaatctgacgtaatcgtttcgttcctgcacctgtatactggaattatctcgtcaccgcactgcacccgcgttggaggatcttcgtaactcTAGTTATCAGcagcctcacctccacaggtcgcttgcttcagttttcctggtgtgggcttggtgaacgacgcctaggcaatcttggagacgcgcgtgggctaggcgatcggtagcgcatggaTGACGGTGATTGTGGTTGATGTTGGCgaggagtaacggggctttggcgcgttggcgcgtcgacaagtattcttcgatctccgctggccgttcaccgtttcgtgggcatggtgcgcttaagggaaaaccccttaacccaacttgacggtacgggcagaacctatacaggtgacccgcttctccacagtggaaacacagaggcctgcgctcgtggtcacgccagacgtcacttttccgcggcctttgttccacaaaacgaggtgcactacgtgctGAAGGCGGATatgcagccggtggttccagCAGACGAGGTTCACTGCGTACTGTCGACGGGTAGGGAACGGTTGTCGCAACTCCTCCCCTACTGTGAACCGCGGGTTGTCTGAGTACATCGGCGTACGTTGGGGTGCGCCGCATCGGCTGTGGCTCACGGTCTGGATCCCGTATGACCTGCCTcagttcgtcccggacaacgtcgatGATAGATAGCGCAGTTGGAGCCTAAGGTGTCAGCAGCTTGTTGAGCacttccctgatcactgaccggaCGAGCTCCCGCAGGGCTTCAAGGTCGTTTAGCAGGCCTCGAGAGAAGACATGGGCAGGTGCacagcttgcctcacggttgtattgcccAGCCCGCTGTTCGagcgtcttttcgatggtcgttgcttcgTGTCTGAACTCGGCAACCGTAtgcggtgggttgcggacgagaactgcgaagagttcctgcttcactccacgcatgagatggcgcagcttcttcaCTCATGCttggatcagcacgcttgaacaggcgggacatgtcctcgatgtacatcaccacgttctcgtttgtgagtTGGTTCCTAGCTTGAAGTGCAATTTCCGCCTGTCATATGTAAGTGCCGCGAGTCGCCCCAAGAAGATCGGAGCGGCCACCAAGCTCCGTGAACGACGAGGAAGACAACGGGTGCACGAGCACGGCAGCACGAGGGTGCGCTCGCTGTGTTCGATCCAGGCGGGCAGCAGCTCCGAGCTCCTGGGCTGAACGAGGCGAGGGTTCCTGCCAGGCGAGACGTCCGTGGCAGGCGAGACGTCCCAGGGCCCCTGCTGCCAGTGCTCGAGACGCTGGCTGACCCGAGGGCCGCCGGTCCCTGAGCTGTCGCACCTGAGCTGTGCTGAGCAGCGCTTCAGTCTGGCACAGATGTTGCTGTGCTAGATGAGGTCCTCATGTGTGACCGCTGCACGTGGATTGCAAGCGGCGTACGAGCTGGGCACTGAGGTCGTGCTGGACGTGCGAGTGTAGCACGTCGGTCGTGAGCGGCGCCCGAGCCGGACATCGAGGGCGCGGGGAATAAAGAGTCccctggctgctgccgctgcggctCCTGAGCGTGCCCAGTTCGAGAACCGTGGTTAACGGGGCCCGATCGTGTGGTCGTCGCGGCCAGCTCCAGCACGGGTGACCGCACGGTGCCGTGAGCCTCGCAACTGTGAGCCTCGCAATCCGGGACTGTTTCAGCCCGTGGACACACTGACTGCAGTTACGCTGTCATCAACTCTCTGTATATATTCATATTTTAAAGGTTGCTTTGAGTTTTATAAACGCACATAAATGACTCTCTGTCGTTCTTCCGCATCACTGCGCTCTAGCGAAAGTGCCGAACAGTCCTAATCACCACAATTTCTGGCGTCCGCGATAGGACTAAGCTCTAATTCTATCCTTAAGAGCCATACTTCGTTTGTGTGCAGTGGTCGGAAATGGACTGGGAGAAATTTATTCCGATAGGCAAAGAGCTTGGCTTGTCAGGTAAAGAACTAAGAGAGTGGATTGACGAACAGCTTAAGAGACAACGCGATAAACGAGCTGAGGACAGGGAAGCAGTGCGAGTAGCCCATGAACAGGAGATCGCTCAACTGACGGCGGAACGAACTTTGCTAGAGACTAGATGCCGTCTTGCAGAGCACGCGTCTGCGGAGGTCGAAACCGGAAACGAACGCGGGGAAAGCAGCGGTGAAGCATTCAGAAGTCCCCACAAGCTTATTCCTCCCTATAACGAGAGGCGCGACGAACTCGACGCGTACATACAGCGCTTCGAGCGGGTAGCCACGAGCCAAGGATGGCCAAGCGACAGGTGGGCGCTATCGTTAAGCTTGTGTTTGTCAGGCGAAGCCTTGAGCGTGATCGGATGCATGGCTGCGGAGGATGTCACAGACTATCAAAAGCTGAAGCAAACTTTATTGCAAAAGTTCCGGTATACGGAAGAAGGATACCGTCAAAAGTTTCGCGAAACTAAGCCTGAGAATTCCGAGACAGGGCGGCAGTTTGCTGGTCGACTGCTTGGGTACTTCGATCATTGGCAGCAGATGGCAAAAACAGAGAAAACATATGACGCATTAAGAGATAAGATTGTTTCTGAACAGTTTTTGCTACGTTGCGATGAAAGGCTTGCCATCTTCCTGAAAGAACGAGGATGCCGCGGCCTCGACAAGCTAGCCGAAGCCGCTGACCATTATTTGGAGGCGCAAAACCTGACAAACCTCGCCAGAGAGACGGATTAGTAAAGCCGCCCTGCAAAGCAAGGATTCCGAAACAGAGGCCAGGAAATGAAAGGTTGAGTGCTTTCTAGGTGGCAAGCAAGAACACCGTGCTGCAGATTGTTGGACGCGGTCAAAGGACCGAAGTCCTCATCTTGCTGGAAATGCACGAAAAATGGACATAAAGCTGACGAGTGCCCGAACATAAACGGCAGCAACACGGAGGCGTCTAGTGCCATTGCTGGCTGCGACCGGATGCCTGCCGCCCGGTACGAGCCAACTTCGGCTCCTACCACTAAATCTGAGGAGAAAACAAGGCCCCCATTAAAAACATATGGAGAAGACATCTGCCTTGGTCTTCAGACGCAAGAGACGCCGACGGCAAGCGGATATCTCAATGGACACCCTGTGTCGGTGCTGAGGGATTCCGGCTGCAGTACTGTGGTTGTCAGGCGTTCGATGGTGCCGGAAAAGAATTTCGCCGGTACCATGCGTACCATTTACCTTCTGGACGGTTCGTTTAAGCGGCTTCCAGAGGCAAAGGTCTATGAAGACTCCCCCTTCTTCCGAGGAAGGACACTGGCACTCTGCATAGAAAGGCCACTCTATGATGTTGTCCTTGGGAACATCGACGGGGTGTTCTACCCTACTGGTTTCAACATGACCTGTCTGACGTGTCAAAGGTGCACAAAAACTCGGCGACAGCAGAGGAGCCTGTTCGACACCAAAGCGTGTGCCCGGATAGAGCTACCTTGAGTGCTGCGTCAAACCCTGCACCTGTGTCGACTGAGACAACCAAACAGGAGATGGAACCGTCTACTGAAGCAAAGGATGAAGGTGCTACTGGAAGAGCTGGAGAAGGCCAGGAGGGCAGGAGACGAGCGTCCATCCGGGCCAATGGGCGTGTGAGTGAAGACACTCTCGGTGGCCGTCCCAAGCGGCGCAAGCCCAGAAAGGAAACGGAGAGCCACAGCAAAAGTGAGCCCGAGGGCACTGACCGGAAAGGAGGAACTCCATGTCGGGGTGGGCTCCGTTCTTACCAGCGACGCGTCCCTCGGGGCCGTTCAGACACAAGGTCACGCATTGATGTTGATGAAAGCATCCCCGAGTCACATCGTTACGTCTCGGCTGATGACACGTGCAAGTCTTCATTGTACATTGGGAACATGTCAAGCCAGGTGACCAAGGATGAAGTTCGTGCCCTGTCAGATGCCATCCGCAGTGTCCGCTTTATAAACAGGCACAGTGCATTCCTGGATTTTGAGAGCCCAGAAGTGGCTTCTGCACAGCTGGAGCCCCTGCGAAGCATGCAGCTCAAGGGGAAGCAAGTGCAGGTGGAGCCCAGCAGACCCCAGAGCAGTTCCACATACAAGCCAGACCgcctgctgtatgtgcgagggctTCCTGATGACCAAGGCATGGATACCCTTGGATCCATATTTCCTGATGTCGTGCTCATTGACCGCCTTGAAGGCAAAGTGCTGCTCAGATTCAAGGACTATGAAAGTGCCATAAGTGCCATCAAACAAGTTATTGCTCATGATGGGACAGACTACAAGTTCAACTTTGCTGCTGTTCGTCCTAGATGGAACCACCGATGTCCGCCCCGAACAGTGTGGCGCGAAGGGTAGCGAAAATGTACAGGGTAGCTAAAATGCAGGCTCTGACTACGTGAGTCGAGTGTGAATTACAGCGTGAAGTATGCCTACTGCATTTATTGCGTTTGTGAACACTTCAGGAACTACTACTGCGCGTGTGGAAAGACTTTTTCATGTGAACACTTTGCGCCTTACAGACTGAACTTTGACCATGTACGTACTTTGAAAAGTTGTTTTCATGAAACAACTTCTTCAAGTGGGGGGTGAAATGTCATATGTAAGTGCCGCGACTCGCCCCAAGAAGATCGGAGCGGCCACCAAGCTCCGTGAACGACGAGGAAGACAACGGGTGCACGAGCACAGCAGCACGAGGGCGCGCTCGCGGTGTTCGATCCAGGCGGGCAGCAGCTCCAAGCTCCTGGGCTGAGCGAGGCGAGGGTTCCTGCCAGGCGAGACATCCGTGGCAAGGTGCGGAGGACCGCGGAGCCGAGCGTGGACGTCCTAGGGCCCCTGCTGCCAGTGCTCGAGACGCTGGCTGACCCGAGGGCCGCCGGTCCCTGAGCTGTCGCACCTGAGCTGTGCCGAGCAGCGCTTCAGTCTGGCACAGATGTTGCTGTGCTAGATGAGGTACTCATGTGTGACCGCTGCACGTGGattgcgagcggcgtacgagctggGCACTGAGGTCATGTTGGACGTGCGACTGTAGCACGTCGGTCGTGAGCGGCGTCCGAGCCGGACATCGAGGGCGCCCGGAATAAAGAATCccctggctgctgccgctgcggctCCTGAGCGTGCCGAGTCCGAGAACCGTGCTGAACGGGGCCCGAGCGTGTGGTCGTCGCGGCCAGCTCCAGCACGGGTGACCGCACGGTGCCGTGACGACCGAACTGTGAGCCTCGCAACCCGGGACTGTTTCAGCCCGTGGACAGACTGACTGCAGTTACGCTGTCATCAACTCTCTGTATCATATTTTAAAGGTTGCTTTGAGTTTTATAAACGCACATAAATGATTCTCTGTCTTTCTTCCGCATCACTGCGCACTAGCGAAAATGCCGAACAGTGCTAATCACCACACCGCCTTTTCTTTCCGATCCGTGCTGGCGTACGTTGCTAacagttgtcgtcgaaattcctcccaagacGACAAGGAGGGTTCGTGGTTTTGATACCACGTTTTTACGGTCCTCCAAAGCGAAGtatacgttacggagcttctgtctctcattccattcattaaagctcgccactctctcgaatAGTTCCAACCAGCCTTCCACGTCTTCGAAAGAGTCGCCgtggaatgttggcggcttgcgaggttgaCTCAAGACcagctgtgccggtgttacctggctagtcattgtggcggcgtccaTGGTCAGAGTTTCCTTTGGCATGAAGAGAACCGAATTCGGGCGATTCACCTCGAAGACGacggctggtccgctggtgtacaggtgttAGTTCCACGGGATGGACTCGCTGGTGGTCGGGGCTACGTTGACTTCCGTTCGTGGGGCTTCaactcataccccgcacctccaccagaaatgtaacgatgttaataaaacaacgatatttattaaaggcgaacttgtgcccacaagtaaaagtcactgcggtcgtgaagaaatccgcggcagtcgcgttctccaactgggctcgaaccgtcttcctcttccttCTCGCGTTACACCTCGTGCGCATGGCACATGCGAGCCCGGTCCAAccggctgcccgtgccacgaagatcgctgcctgttgctgAACAACAACACGGTACGGCGTGCACAGGGTCCAATagaagggcgcgcaacttgaatgtgacCAAGTTGTCGCTGCAATATGAACACCGGTATTCCGGAAAATACATTGCATATGTACTCATACTCTATCGGGGAGACCGAGAAGTCTTTACCAAAGTAATCTCCATGActtgtctggcgatctccttcaacttgccagcaggcgaaatgaagtagaaacacaGTTTCATCGAATCATTTATgcgtatttgtatttgtattgtatttatttattattgtatTGCAGtgatttattatttattgtaTTGTATTTGTTATGCAGATCGTATTCGACTACAGAATTCGCTATTAAAAATTTATGAATTGCCCTTTGCGTTCGAATGTAAGgaataacagcacttttgaagccTCGTAGGTGAGGGGCCGATTCAAGCGAAGACTCTCATTCCAAATGATTGTGgtgctggagagtcgtggctgttgcgTCGAGGCGCACCAGTTCCAGAGAGAACTAACAGACGGGTGCTAATCGGTCCTGgtgaacaagttcctagctgtcattcaatatacgCGCCCTGTTTTGggacagcctgtaaatctgctaatTTGATCCAAGTAAGGAGAACATTTTTGCAGCATCACCATGTCTTCAATCTattaaaactgggtgcccaatgtggtGCAACGCTTACCTTCGTCAACGAACAcagcaggggtgctatgcaggatgcgccgagtttggcgaaactcgggatcttcacgagctctggagACACCCCAAgaagaaagcacgaatggtaccgagacacagtttatctttcgacaagcctccagtttcattggtttatctagatacactctggctggctatcattccttgggcgttgccttctgggcggtcgacaaactggggctcacgtgatcataccgtcggtgcatggtcgtgccttctttcacttgtttgtcgttccaccgagtgcattacatgcacaagcgagttataaaacaaacgcatttagtacaatattattagttagtttaacgtggtttagaagcgtCTTAAACCCtacaacatgtacactgaatgtgcattagactagtttgtaatttagtacgcttcgcattataccgcgagggaacgctgtggtggcgtcatcacacccattcaccgggcgagcatggcggctaagcatcggaggcgcccagtgtaaacaaactcgtacaacgagtttgcagtgcgcgacgtagtgatcaggctcgacgacgACCACTACTTCTTccatagttctgttcctccgcgagcaatctttccgtgcaccccgaaagactgccaatagcttcggcgattttacagatcgcaacgcgcacctactgttcacggcgcaatgctgaagaaacaacttgtccggtgctgcttcagCGAGcatcacgaacattacatagtgttacattacatcctatatagctacgatgcgacaaggaggtggcaccgacgatggatctcgctaccaacacaatgaaggaggcatcgacaaactgcagataagtatatttctactgtttcatatttagcacaATAAGAGTGCACAGATTAAGtcgctttcgtagtaacgaactaaatgtccagcagtttaaagaaggcagtgagaaccaatgagtgttcgtgcttctacatgcaagtgggcccgcgaaaatatggaaaagatgaaggtaaccttcactaacttggtgagataacagaaattcatgagtgacattaagcccgcaaaatttatggaacagtatctttatccaggtgaaatatcaatagcaggtactgatataaagcaggaaacttatacaaaaatttcacgggttgaacagcacatggaaggcattaccgaatcgtgatcgccacgttaccgatatccttgaaaaaagtttagaatcattgcattctaccggttatgcaatatgggacataaacctggaggtcaacaaagaaacttgagatgtcaatgaCTGTGCAGAaggcgaagtaacaaaaattgttggagatagcattaaggcaggaagacagtggcgtagtaaaccatggcaactgatatgctagttgagattaagaaaaaaaaagcaatcggcAGGTAGGCCATGCACGTAATCGATCACTTGTGGCCAATTCATAACAgatgattacataagcgtgacagaatggatgtcaaggagagagaactacagtcgaagggtgg
This window contains:
- the LOC135917939 gene encoding RNA-binding protein with serine-rich domain 1-like, which codes for MEPSTEAKDEGATGRAGEGQEGRRRASIRANGRVSEDTLGGRPKRRKPRKETESHSKSEPEGTDRKGGTPCRGGLRSYQRRVPRGRSDTRSRIDVDESIPESHRYVSADDTCKSSLYIGNMSSQVTKDEVRALSDAIRSVRFINRHSAFLDFESPEVASAQLEPLRSMQLKGKQVQVEPSRPQSSSTYKPDRLLYVRGLPDDQGMDTLGSIFPDVVLIDRLEGKVLLRFKDYESAISAIKQVIAHDGTDYKFNFAAVRPRWNHRCPPRTVWREG